One region of Candidatus Rhabdochlamydia sp. T3358 genomic DNA includes:
- the dnaX gene encoding DNA polymerase III subunit gamma/tau, whose amino-acid sequence MSISYRKYRPQLFADVLGQDAIVTTLKNALYNSRLAHAYLFCGLRGTGKTSLLRILAKALNCQNLNAESEPCNQCSSCLDVLNNCSLDVLEIDGASHRGIDDIRQINETIGYAPTHGKYKIYIIDEVHMLTKEAFNALLKPLEEPPPTVKFIFATTEPHKVLPTIISRCQRFDLNRISPQLIVKKLKQILENLGISCEEEALFLISELSDGSLRDAESLLDQLICFDNSCITVKNATLAFALIDKSLFFKLDKAVEEYNLKIAFELSHDLFSSGKDLYYFINQLTQHYRNLIQYKLDRFPICLFGNQHSNYKASAAYYTLEQCLDILDYLIHWQQMISKISVKQILVETILLHIIRSKYRIHSSILVQRLIQLESKLSIPAIPSPEPLDPVIPTENIKPLPSPIQEPKSTPASPSTHQSRYDTLLRFAAVELEAVIKKES is encoded by the coding sequence GTGAGTATTTCTTATAGAAAATATCGACCGCAGCTTTTTGCTGATGTGCTTGGGCAAGATGCAATTGTCACCACCTTAAAAAACGCTCTCTATAATTCAAGATTAGCCCACGCATATCTTTTTTGTGGATTACGCGGTACAGGAAAAACCTCTCTCTTACGGATTTTAGCAAAAGCATTGAACTGCCAAAATCTCAATGCAGAGTCTGAGCCTTGTAATCAGTGTAGTTCTTGCTTAGATGTCTTGAACAATTGTTCTTTGGATGTATTGGAAATTGATGGAGCCTCTCATAGAGGCATCGATGATATCCGTCAAATTAATGAGACAATTGGCTATGCCCCAACTCATGGTAAATATAAAATATACATTATCGATGAAGTACACATGCTAACAAAAGAGGCTTTTAACGCTCTTCTTAAACCTCTTGAAGAACCTCCTCCTACTGTTAAATTCATCTTTGCTACTACAGAGCCACATAAAGTTTTACCAACTATTATTAGTCGCTGCCAACGGTTTGATCTTAATCGCATCTCTCCTCAATTAATTGTCAAAAAGCTCAAACAAATTTTAGAAAATCTGGGAATTTCTTGTGAAGAAGAAGCTCTTTTTCTGATTTCTGAGTTATCTGATGGCTCGCTACGCGATGCAGAATCTTTACTTGATCAACTCATCTGTTTTGATAACTCTTGTATTACTGTAAAAAATGCCACTTTAGCTTTTGCTTTAATTGATAAATCCCTCTTTTTTAAGCTAGATAAGGCCGTAGAAGAATACAATCTTAAAATTGCTTTTGAGTTATCCCATGATCTTTTTTCAAGCGGTAAAGATCTCTATTACTTTATCAACCAACTCACTCAGCATTACCGCAACTTAATTCAATATAAGCTGGATCGTTTTCCAATTTGTCTATTTGGAAACCAGCATAGCAATTACAAAGCATCTGCTGCTTACTATACTTTAGAACAGTGCTTGGATATTTTAGATTATCTGATTCATTGGCAACAAATGATTAGTAAAATCTCTGTAAAACAAATTTTAGTTGAAACCATCTTATTACATATCATTCGCTCTAAGTACCGTATTCACTCTTCTATACTTGTGCAACGCCTTATCCAATTAGAGTCTAAGTTATCTATACCAGCTATTCCTTCTCCAGAACCATTAGACCCGGTAATTCCAACAGAGAATATAAAACCCTTACCTTCCCCTATTCAAGAACCAAAATCTACCCCCGCATCTCCTTCTACACATCAAAGTCGATATGATACCTTATTGCGGTTTGCTGCTGTAGAATTAGAAGCTGTAATTAAAAAGGAGTCATAA
- a CDS encoding YbaB/EbfC family nucleoid-associated protein encodes MGSGYSKAKKQAKLMEQQLETMRSELQNKKVTGKSSADLVTVVLNGEKELLEIKIKPECLDPNDPEGLQDLIKAACEDGYQQLSSESSPVPFGF; translated from the coding sequence ATGGGCAGTGGTTATTCAAAAGCAAAAAAACAAGCAAAGCTCATGGAGCAGCAACTCGAAACGATGCGCAGTGAATTACAAAACAAAAAAGTAACAGGTAAAAGCTCAGCTGATCTTGTTACAGTTGTGCTGAATGGAGAGAAAGAGCTTCTAGAAATAAAAATTAAACCAGAATGTTTAGACCCCAATGATCCTGAAGGATTACAAGATTTAATCAAAGCTGCTTGTGAAGATGGCTATCAGCAGCTATCTAGTGAATCAAGTCCCGTCCCATTTGGGTTCTAA